A DNA window from Microcystis aeruginosa NIES-843 contains the following coding sequences:
- a CDS encoding calcium-binding protein, with translation MAIITGTNGNDILFGTFDNDTINGGLGADTMDGGDGNDTYFVDNVGDIVKEVFDDAPGGTADTVLASVSYSLAPGTFGNQGYGIENLTLTGFGNINATGNSKNNILTGNIRNNVLNGGLGNDTINGGLGNDTLDGGVGVDSMDGGDGNDTYFVDNVGDIVKEVFDDAPGGTADTVLASVSYSLAPGTFGNQGYGIENLTLTGFGNINATGNSKNNILTGNASANTFFGTAGNDTINGGAGFDTANYSALSNVVTLGAFGVLNKGALGTDTLIAVESIVGSSLLGDTVDHSGASVALATGRVTNLATGVVTVNGTAAPLPLTFQVSQFENVIGSSFADTITGNSDNNILNGGAGNDSINGGAGNDSINGGAGNDSINGGAGNDTLIGGAGNDTLTGDAGADKFRFNFLSEKVDTIQDFSRPEGDKIEVSKSGFGATSLSQISYNAGTGSLSFLGTEFAKIANLPAGFAVSLDVVLI, from the coding sequence ATGGCCATAATTACAGGAACTAATGGCAACGACATACTGTTTGGTACCTTTGACAACGACACCATCAATGGTGGCCTGGGTGCCGACACTATGGATGGTGGTGATGGCAACGACACCTACTTCGTGGACAATGTGGGCGATATCGTCAAGGAGGTCTTCGATGATGCCCCGGGTGGGACGGCTGATACGGTATTGGCCTCAGTCAGTTATTCTCTAGCACCGGGGACATTTGGTAACCAAGGATATGGGATTGAGAACTTGACCCTGACGGGGTTTGGCAATATCAACGCTACTGGCAATAGCAAAAACAACATCCTCACGGGCAACATCCGCAACAATGTCCTCAATGGTGGCCTTGGCAACGATACCATCAATGGTGGCCTTGGCAACGACACCCTCGATGGTGGTGTTGGTGTTGACTCGATGGATGGTGGTGATGGCAACGACACCTACTTCGTGGACAATGTGGGCGATATCGTCAAGGAGGTCTTCGATGATGCCCCGGGTGGGACGGCTGATACGGTATTGGCCTCAGTCAGTTATTCTCTAGCACCGGGGACATTTGGTAACCAAGGATATGGGATTGAGAACTTGACCCTGACGGGGTTTGGCAATATCAACGCTACTGGCAATAGCAAAAACAACATCCTCACGGGCAACGCCTCGGCCAACACGTTCTTCGGCACCGCTGGCAACGACACGATTAATGGTGGTGCCGGCTTCGATACGGCCAACTACAGCGCTCTGAGCAATGTCGTCACTTTGGGTGCCTTCGGGGTGTTGAACAAGGGAGCGCTGGGTACCGACACCTTGATTGCCGTGGAATCCATTGTGGGCAGCAGCCTGCTGGGCGACACGGTGGATCACAGCGGCGCCAGCGTGGCTCTCGCCACGGGAAGGGTGACCAACCTCGCCACCGGCGTGGTGACGGTGAACGGCACGGCTGCGCCGCTGCCCTTGACCTTCCAGGTGAGCCAGTTTGAAAACGTCATCGGCAGCAGCTTTGCCGACACGATCACGGGCAACAGCGACAACAATATCCTCAATGGCGGTGCTGGCAACGACAGCATCAATGGCGGTGCTGGCAACGACAGCATCAATGGCGGTGCTGGCAACGACAGCATCAATGGCGGTGCTGGCAATGACACCCTGATTGGCGGCGCTGGCAATGACACCCTGACTGGTGATGCTGGTGCCGATAAGTTCCGCTTCAATTTCCTCTCCGAGAAAGTTGATACTATCCAAGACTTTTCCCGGCCAGAAGGAGACAAAATTGAAGTTAGCAAATCGGGTTTTGGAGCCACTTCTCTGAGTCAGATCAGTTACAACGCAGGGACTGGATCACTTTCATTTTTGGGGACCGAGTTTGCCAAGATAGCAAACCTTCCAGCTGGTTTTGCGGTTTCTCTTGACGTAGTTCTTATTTAG
- a CDS encoding DUF29 domain-containing protein produces the protein MAETLYEKDYVAWLQDQAEKLRSPDRNTLDWQTLAEELEEMVDERKYKAESFLIQLLSHLLLYAYWKHPYYLPHWTDEIDNFRLELSLLFRSKVIYNHALERFGYCYQKALGKASRKSGLTLPVDCPWTIEKILDEDWFPG, from the coding sequence ATGGCTGAAACCCTATATGAGAAAGACTATGTAGCTTGGCTGCAAGACCAGGCAGAAAAACTGCGATCGCCTGATCGCAATACTTTAGATTGGCAAACTTTAGCCGAGGAATTAGAGGAAATGGTTGATGAACGCAAATACAAAGCAGAAAGCTTTCTTATTCAACTCCTCAGTCACCTGCTACTTTACGCCTACTGGAAGCATCCTTACTACCTACCCCACTGGACAGACGAGATAGATAATTTCAGATTGGAATTGAGCTTGCTGTTTCGCTCTAAGGTAATCTACAATCATGCCTTAGAACGGTTTGGTTATTGTTATCAAAAAGCTCTGGGAAAAGCGAGCCGCAAAAGTGGATTAACTTTACCAGTTGACTGTCCTTGGACAATTGAGAAAATTCTTGATGAAGATTGGTTCCCTGGTTAA
- a CDS encoding FkbM family methyltransferase, translated as MFKETTYLHKFSYFLGLVREIGGWDFLYRYVVRAFYKITKLNQKMVLFNNVEMMLPYDSRFGTEIFLKGSKLDWGSEIILHRFLDINKDFIDVGANIGYYSLLAAPLSNQVYAFEPDPRMVEHLKRNLSQFQNCHVLEEALFSEPGTMDLNLNSMPELNSLVRHSPQENKVTVKVNTLDKLMSDYPLLSVSCIKTDAEGADFDILMGGKNLLIRDQPLVLSEIYPTKKLLEFIKSIEFTCFAFVKPKDEDGANLQPKFIKIETKPTNSHIKMIFLVPNRLLSRFEELKDV; from the coding sequence ATGTTTAAAGAAACTACTTATTTGCATAAGTTCAGTTATTTTCTTGGATTGGTTCGAGAGATTGGCGGCTGGGATTTCCTATACCGCTATGTAGTACGAGCATTTTATAAAATAACCAAGCTCAACCAGAAAATGGTTCTATTTAATAATGTAGAAATGATGCTGCCGTACGATAGTCGATTCGGAACGGAAATTTTCCTCAAGGGAAGCAAGTTGGATTGGGGATCTGAAATTATCCTTCATCGGTTCTTAGATATTAATAAAGACTTTATTGATGTTGGAGCTAATATTGGTTATTACAGTTTACTGGCTGCTCCTTTATCCAATCAGGTTTATGCCTTTGAACCCGATCCGAGAATGGTTGAACACTTAAAGAGAAATCTTTCCCAGTTTCAAAATTGTCATGTTCTAGAAGAAGCACTTTTTTCCGAGCCTGGCACCATGGATCTTAATTTAAACTCAATGCCTGAACTAAATTCGCTGGTCAGGCATAGTCCCCAAGAGAACAAGGTGACAGTCAAGGTAAATACTTTAGACAAATTGATGTCTGATTATCCGTTACTAAGTGTTTCCTGTATCAAAACAGATGCTGAAGGAGCAGACTTCGATATACTAATGGGTGGCAAAAATCTTCTAATTCGAGATCAACCTTTGGTCTTGTCGGAAATTTATCCAACAAAGAAGCTCCTTGAATTTATTAAATCTATTGAATTTACCTGTTTTGCTTTCGTCAAACCTAAGGATGAGGATGGAGCTAATTTACAACCAAAATTCATCAAGATTGAAACAAAACCGACCAACTCTCATATTAAAATGATTTTCTTAGTTCCTAATCGGCTCTTGTCAAGGTTTGAAGAGCTAAAAGATGTCTAA
- a CDS encoding RluA family pseudouridine synthase gives MKEVTYYYQGICRETGELLRLPRTLLAEKIAQDLMTTITNPEGKMYGILLGENAAGEIEILKAFSGQGEAAGWVPSLVGREKIIREEERVLQLLETIKQEIIDLQSIPEHNLYRLNQANFERKIQALQQQHQNHKQERDRLRNLGDLNPEELEKLNNISRQEKRERKQLKQEQKQVLKPLIEKINFANQRIIELKQQRRNLSKQLQELLYQSYCLNNFSGQSLSLAKLMGSNLLPTGTGECCAPKLLNYAAMKGLKPVAMAEFWWGESNRDRKQGEFYGACQERCQPLMGFLLSGLRLSLEIIYEDEGIIAINKPAGLLSVAGRYQDSQDAVVNRFRRQGKNLIPVHRLDRETSGILLLAKSLDIYRCLSQQFQRREVEKIYEAILSEIIERESGIIDLPLWGNPQNRPYQTVDWQRGKASQTYFKVVGKEGNYSRLEFIPYTGRTHQIRVHSQQGLGIGILGDRLYNGKQSDRLHLHAKQLSFRHPQTENKLDLIIPTPF, from the coding sequence GTGAAGGAAGTTACTTATTATTATCAAGGAATTTGTCGCGAAACGGGCGAGTTATTGCGCTTGCCCCGCACTCTTTTGGCTGAAAAAATTGCCCAAGATTTGATGACAACTATCACCAATCCTGAAGGTAAAATGTATGGAATTTTGTTAGGAGAAAATGCTGCTGGCGAAATAGAAATTTTAAAAGCTTTTTCTGGACAGGGAGAAGCTGCTGGCTGGGTTCCGTCCCTAGTGGGGAGAGAAAAAATTATTCGGGAGGAAGAGCGAGTTTTACAACTTTTAGAAACAATTAAACAGGAAATTATTGACCTACAATCAATTCCCGAACATAATTTATATCGACTCAATCAAGCAAATTTTGAGCGTAAAATACAAGCTTTACAGCAACAACATCAAAACCATAAACAGGAACGAGATAGGTTAAGAAATTTAGGAGATTTAAACCCAGAAGAATTAGAAAAATTAAATAATATCAGTCGTCAGGAAAAAAGAGAAAGAAAGCAATTAAAACAGGAACAAAAACAAGTTTTAAAACCCTTAATTGAGAAAATAAACTTCGCCAATCAGAGAATTATTGAACTTAAGCAACAGCGTAGGAACCTCTCCAAACAGTTACAGGAATTGCTGTATCAATCCTACTGTTTAAACAACTTTTCTGGACAATCTCTCTCCTTGGCTAAATTGATGGGCAGTAATTTGTTACCGACGGGAACAGGGGAATGTTGCGCCCCGAAATTATTAAATTATGCCGCCATGAAAGGATTAAAACCTGTCGCCATGGCCGAATTTTGGTGGGGAGAATCGAATCGAGATAGAAAACAGGGAGAATTTTATGGCGCTTGTCAAGAAAGATGTCAACCTCTCATGGGTTTTTTACTCTCTGGTTTACGTTTATCTCTAGAAATTATCTACGAAGACGAGGGAATAATTGCTATTAATAAACCCGCGGGATTATTATCGGTAGCAGGACGTTATCAAGATAGTCAAGATGCTGTGGTCAATCGTTTTCGTCGTCAGGGAAAAAATCTCATTCCCGTTCATCGTTTAGACCGAGAAACTTCTGGTATATTATTACTAGCTAAAAGTTTAGATATTTATCGTTGTTTATCCCAACAATTTCAACGGCGAGAAGTGGAGAAAATCTACGAAGCTATATTATCAGAAATTATTGAGCGAGAATCAGGCATAATTGACCTACCTCTCTGGGGAAATCCGCAAAATCGACCCTATCAAACTGTGGACTGGCAAAGGGGGAAAGCTAGTCAAACCTATTTTAAAGTTGTCGGTAAAGAAGGCAATTATTCTCGGCTAGAATTTATTCCCTACACGGGAAGAACCCATCAAATTCGTGTTCATAGTCAACAGGGATTAGGGATAGGAATTTTAGGCGATCGCTTGTACAATGGTAAGCAGTCCGACCGTTTACACCTACACGCTAAACAATTATCTTTTCGTCATCCTCAGACCGAAAATAAACTTGATCTCATCATTCCCACCCCCTTTTGA
- a CDS encoding SufS family cysteine desulfurase, which produces MTIIQEKTLAQKVRADFPILHQTVHDKPLIYLDSAATSQKPIQVLETLRNYYEKDNANVHRGAHTLSVRATEAYEGARDKVARFINAASRQEIVYTRNATEAINLVAYSWALNTLKAGDEIILSVMEHHSNLIPWQIVCQKTGAVIKYVQLTSDESFDLEQYKSLLSDKTKLVAVLHVSNTLGCINPVAEIVSLAHQVGAKVLIDACQSVPHLAIDVQAIDCDWLVASGHKMCAPTGIGFLYGKEAILEAMPPFFGGGEMIAEVYLDHFTCAELPHKFEAGTPAIGEAIALGAAVEYLRGLGMDNIHAYEEELTAHLFKKLGEIEGLRIYGPPPSLTGQGRASLAAFNVEGIHASDLATLLDQEGIAIRSGHHCTQPLHRFFDASGSARASLYFYNTREEIDRFIVALQETIDFFANCFS; this is translated from the coding sequence ATGACAATTATCCAAGAAAAAACCCTCGCCCAAAAAGTCCGCGCCGATTTCCCTATCCTCCATCAAACCGTACACGATAAACCCCTTATCTATCTCGATAGTGCCGCCACTTCCCAAAAACCCATTCAAGTATTAGAAACCCTGCGAAACTATTACGAAAAAGATAACGCTAATGTGCATCGGGGGGCGCATACTTTAAGTGTCCGGGCAACGGAAGCCTACGAAGGGGCCAGAGATAAGGTGGCTAGGTTTATTAATGCCGCTTCTCGTCAGGAAATTGTCTATACTCGCAACGCCACGGAAGCGATTAATTTAGTCGCCTACAGTTGGGCATTAAATACCCTGAAAGCAGGGGATGAAATTATTCTCTCGGTCATGGAACACCACAGTAATTTAATCCCCTGGCAAATTGTCTGCCAAAAGACGGGGGCAGTGATTAAATATGTGCAGTTAACCAGCGACGAAAGCTTTGATTTAGAACAATATAAATCTTTGTTATCTGACAAAACTAAATTAGTTGCTGTCCTTCATGTTTCTAATACATTAGGCTGTATTAATCCCGTTGCCGAAATAGTCAGCCTTGCCCATCAAGTCGGGGCGAAAGTATTAATTGATGCCTGTCAAAGTGTCCCCCATTTAGCCATTGATGTGCAGGCCATAGATTGTGATTGGTTGGTGGCTAGTGGTCATAAAATGTGCGCCCCCACCGGTATTGGATTTTTGTACGGCAAAGAGGCGATTTTAGAGGCAATGCCGCCCTTTTTTGGTGGTGGCGAAATGATTGCGGAAGTCTATTTAGACCATTTTACCTGTGCCGAACTGCCCCACAAATTTGAAGCTGGAACCCCCGCTATTGGCGAAGCGATTGCCCTCGGTGCTGCGGTAGAATATTTAAGGGGTTTAGGGATGGATAATATTCATGCCTACGAAGAAGAATTAACCGCCCATTTGTTCAAAAAATTAGGAGAAATTGAGGGTTTAAGAATTTACGGGCCGCCACCTAGTTTAACAGGCCAAGGTCGGGCTAGTTTAGCCGCCTTTAATGTGGAAGGGATTCATGCTAGTGATTTAGCCACTTTATTAGACCAGGAAGGAATCGCTATTCGCTCCGGTCATCACTGTACCCAACCTCTACACCGCTTTTTTGATGCTTCCGGCAGCGCGCGGGCAAGTCTATATTTTTATAATACCCGAGAAGAAATCGATCGCTTTATTGTCGCTTTACAGGAAACTATTGATTTCTTTGCCAATTGTTTTTCTTAG
- the sufD gene encoding Fe-S cluster assembly protein SufD, whose amino-acid sequence MTAIITKPEQSGELLLKLSRETVPTVDNSKILELRESGASKAHELAIPGRKDEEWQFTDLSQLWAIDFRAPQTVTIDKNALATFLLPEAKNSRIVFVNGIYQPELSDISALPPGVSVSNLANAQKDVLVNYLGKEKTPEFFTALNQAGLSDGAVIHVTANTVVTTPIHLLFITVVEEIPRFYQPHSLIVAETGASVNIIENYGALAEYCSDLPVNYSYFTNAVTEIYLEANAEVIHTRVQRESGDGFHIGRTIIEQGRDSRYTLNEINLGAKLCRHNLDILQKGEQTETNLHGLAMITGQQTTDTHSAIYLNHPHGIANQLHKCIVDGSAHAIFNGKVFVPKPAQLTNASQLNRNLLISNKARVNTKPELQITADNVKCSHGATVSQLEADDLFYLQSRGLSTDTARSLLIDAFSAEILAKIPLESLRQRLGQCVACRSVE is encoded by the coding sequence ATGACAGCCATAATCACGAAACCTGAACAATCAGGAGAATTATTGTTAAAATTGTCGCGAGAAACGGTTCCCACTGTCGATAACAGTAAAATTCTCGAATTAAGAGAATCGGGAGCCAGTAAAGCTCACGAATTAGCCATCCCTGGCAGAAAAGACGAAGAATGGCAATTCACCGATTTAAGTCAACTCTGGGCGATCGATTTTCGCGCTCCCCAAACCGTTACAATCGATAAAAATGCCCTCGCTACCTTTTTGCTGCCCGAAGCCAAAAACAGCCGTATAGTCTTCGTTAACGGCATTTATCAGCCTGAATTGTCCGATATCTCCGCTTTACCCCCTGGTGTCAGCGTCAGCAATCTTGCCAATGCACAAAAAGATGTTCTTGTCAACTATCTAGGGAAAGAAAAAACCCCCGAATTTTTTACCGCACTCAACCAAGCTGGACTAAGCGATGGGGCAGTAATTCACGTCACCGCTAACACCGTCGTCACAACTCCCATACATCTCTTATTTATCACCGTTGTGGAGGAAATTCCCCGCTTTTATCAGCCCCATAGCCTAATCGTGGCGGAAACGGGAGCCAGTGTCAATATTATTGAGAACTACGGGGCTTTAGCCGAATATTGCTCCGATTTACCTGTAAATTACTCTTATTTCACCAACGCTGTCACGGAAATTTACCTCGAAGCCAACGCCGAGGTCATCCATACCAGAGTACAACGGGAATCGGGAGATGGTTTTCACATCGGACGCACGATAATTGAACAAGGGCGCGATAGCCGTTACACTCTCAACGAGATAAATCTAGGAGCTAAACTCTGCCGTCATAACCTCGATATCCTGCAAAAAGGAGAACAAACCGAGACAAATCTGCACGGATTAGCCATGATTACTGGACAACAAACCACCGATACCCACAGCGCCATCTATCTCAACCATCCCCACGGCATCGCCAACCAACTGCATAAATGTATAGTTGATGGTAGCGCTCACGCTATCTTTAATGGTAAAGTGTTTGTTCCCAAACCCGCCCAATTAACCAACGCCTCCCAGTTAAATCGGAATTTGTTAATTTCTAACAAGGCACGAGTCAACACCAAACCCGAATTACAAATTACCGCCGATAACGTCAAATGTTCCCACGGGGCAACCGTTAGCCAACTGGAAGCCGATGATTTATTCTATCTGCAAAGCCGGGGCTTAAGCACCGACACCGCCCGCAGTTTGTTAATTGATGCTTTCTCGGCCGAGATTTTAGCTAAAATTCCTCTAGAATCCCTCCGCCAAAGATTGGGGCAATGCGTCGCCTGTCGCAGTGTGGAATAA
- the sufC gene encoding Fe-S cluster assembly ATPase SufC has protein sequence MSEVILSVKNLTASIDGNQILKGVNLEIKAGETHAIMGRNGSGKSTFSKVIAGHPDYEVTGGEIIYKGENLLDKEPDERALMGIFLAFQYPLEIPGVSNLDFLRVAYNARQKYLGSEELDSFDFEELVEKKLEVVQMNPSFLGRSLNEGFSGGEKKRNEILQMALLEPTLGILDEIDSGLDIDALRIVAQGVNHLATPDNAFLLITHYQRLLNYIEPDVIHVMYDGRIVTSGGKELALELERTGYDFLDEQLLAVK, from the coding sequence ATGAGTGAAGTAATTTTATCGGTAAAAAATCTAACCGCTAGTATTGATGGAAATCAGATTCTTAAAGGAGTTAACCTCGAAATTAAAGCAGGTGAAACCCACGCAATTATGGGGCGCAATGGCTCAGGAAAAAGCACCTTTTCAAAAGTAATCGCTGGACATCCCGATTATGAAGTAACTGGGGGAGAAATAATTTATAAAGGCGAAAACCTTTTAGACAAAGAACCCGATGAACGAGCGCTTATGGGTATCTTTCTCGCATTCCAATATCCCCTAGAAATCCCCGGCGTTAGTAACCTCGATTTTCTTCGCGTTGCCTACAATGCCCGACAAAAATATCTAGGCTCGGAAGAATTAGATAGTTTTGACTTTGAGGAATTAGTCGAGAAAAAACTAGAAGTTGTCCAGATGAATCCTAGCTTTCTTGGCAGAAGTTTAAACGAAGGTTTCTCCGGTGGTGAGAAAAAACGTAATGAAATCCTACAAATGGCTTTATTAGAACCTACTTTAGGAATTCTCGATGAAATTGACTCCGGTTTAGACATCGATGCTTTGCGAATTGTTGCCCAGGGAGTCAATCACTTAGCTACTCCCGATAACGCTTTTTTACTTATCACCCACTATCAGCGTCTGCTCAACTACATTGAACCCGATGTTATTCATGTTATGTACGATGGGCGCATTGTCACCAGTGGCGGTAAAGAATTAGCTCTCGAATTAGAAAGAACTGGCTACGATTTCCTCGACGAACAATTATTAGCCGTTAAGTAA
- the sufB gene encoding Fe-S cluster assembly protein SufB — MSATTVKNLVNQPYKYGFITDIESETIPRGLNEEIIRLISAKKKEPEFMLDFRLRAYHQWQKMTEPSWPHVSYPAIDYQNIIYYSAPKQKKEKLNSLEEVDPTLIETFEKLGIPLSEQKRLSNVAVDAIFDSVSIATTFKEKLAEQGVIFCSISEALQEHPDLVQKYLGSVVPVGDNYFAALNSAVFSDGSFVFIPKGVVCPMELSTYFRINNGETGQFERTLIVAEEGASVSYLEGCTAPMYDSNQLHAAVVELVALDNADIKYSTVQNWYAGDANGKGGIYNFVTKRGLCKGVNSKISWTQVETGSAITWKYPSCVLVGDNSVGEFYSIALTNNKQQADTGTKMIHIGRNTKSTIISKGISAGNSQNSYRGLVKMGPKAKGARNYSQCDSMLIGDNAEANTFPYIQVDNNSAKVEHEASTSKIGEDQLFYFAQRGISEEDAVSMLVSGFCKDVLSKLPMEFAAEADKLLSLKLEGTVG; from the coding sequence TACGGTTTCATCACCGATATCGAATCGGAAACCATCCCCCGCGGTTTAAATGAGGAGATTATTCGCCTAATTTCAGCGAAAAAGAAGGAACCGGAATTCATGCTCGATTTTCGTCTCCGGGCCTACCATCAATGGCAAAAGATGACCGAACCCAGTTGGCCGCACGTTTCCTATCCTGCCATTGATTATCAAAATATTATCTACTACTCTGCACCCAAACAGAAAAAAGAAAAACTCAACAGTCTGGAAGAAGTTGACCCCACTTTAATCGAAACCTTTGAAAAATTAGGCATTCCCCTTTCGGAACAAAAACGCCTGTCTAACGTGGCCGTCGATGCTATCTTTGACAGCGTTTCTATCGCCACAACTTTTAAAGAAAAACTAGCAGAACAGGGGGTTATCTTCTGTTCTATTTCGGAAGCTTTACAGGAACATCCCGACTTAGTGCAGAAATATCTCGGCAGTGTAGTCCCCGTGGGTGATAATTATTTTGCCGCTCTTAATTCGGCCGTTTTTAGCGATGGTTCCTTTGTTTTTATACCCAAAGGTGTCGTCTGTCCGATGGAATTGTCCACCTATTTTCGGATTAATAACGGTGAGACGGGACAATTTGAAAGAACTTTAATTGTCGCTGAGGAAGGGGCATCGGTAAGTTATTTAGAAGGTTGCACTGCTCCGATGTACGATAGTAATCAACTTCATGCCGCCGTCGTGGAATTAGTCGCCCTCGATAATGCGGATATTAAATATTCGACGGTACAAAATTGGTACGCTGGCGATGCCAATGGGAAGGGAGGTATTTACAATTTCGTCACTAAACGGGGTCTGTGTAAAGGAGTTAATTCTAAGATTTCTTGGACGCAGGTGGAAACTGGTTCGGCAATTACTTGGAAGTATCCCAGTTGTGTCTTAGTCGGCGATAATTCCGTCGGGGAATTCTACTCAATTGCCCTAACTAATAACAAACAACAGGCCGATACAGGTACGAAAATGATTCACATTGGCCGCAACACCAAGAGTACGATTATTTCTAAGGGAATTTCTGCGGGTAACTCCCAAAATAGTTATCGCGGTTTAGTGAAAATGGGACCGAAAGCCAAGGGAGCAAGAAATTACTCCCAGTGTGATTCTATGCTGATTGGAGATAATGCTGAAGCTAACACCTTTCCCTATATTCAGGTGGATAACAACAGTGCTAAAGTAGAACACGAAGCTTCTACTTCTAAAATCGGTGAAGACCAATTATTCTACTTCGCACAACGGGGTATTTCCGAAGAAGATGCTGTCTCTATGTTAGTCAGTGGTTTCTGTAAGGATGTCCTCAGTAAATTACCGATGGAATTCGCCGCTGAAGCTGATAAACTCCTCAGTCTCAAGCTAGAAGGAACCGTCGGATAA